The genomic segment ACATTTTACCTACTCGCAAAAAGGATAATTTAATTAACTACTTTGATTGTTGGGAAGATGAGCAAGGATGAGTTTATTACTCCAAAAACGAGCTGAAGAACTGACAGATGAAGATCATGAAAAGCTCATCGAATTATTTGAACTCAGTCCAGCTCTAGAAAAGGCCTGGGAATTAAAAGAGGAATTCAGAGACCTATTGCAGCTAGATGATGTAAAAGAAGCCACCAGAGCTCTAAAAAGGAGGTATAAAGAAGTAATAAAAAGCAAGCTGATACCTTTTTACCAAGTAAAAAAGATAATACAAAGATAAGAAGAAAAAATACTAAATTATTTTAAGATAATCAATGGCTTTGCTGAGGGTATCAATAACAAGATTAAATTGATCAAAAGGATTGGATATTATGAAGAATTTTCAGACTAAAATTCTATTAATTCAGGGGGATAAGAATTTTTTGTTACTTATATGGAAAAATATATTATTTAAGGATAATATTTCTTTAATTTTTTTCTTAATTACCTATTGACTTTTACCGCAGTCTATGATGAGGCTTTATTTCGACTGAAATCTCACTAAGATGATTTAACGAAAAATTTCAATAGCGTTCAAAATTAACTTTTTGCAGTTTAATCAAATATAGATGACTTTCCTGCAGTTAATAAAGAAACAGGTATTATCGGTAATTTAAGTTTTTCCACCTTACTATTTAGGAGTATGTTTTTTTAATTTGGCAAGAAAGGATTTTGATTTATAAGAATTTTCTAAACATTTGTTGAAACATTTGTATTTCTTATCTAAAGGTAAAAAGTTATATTGTAAAGAAAAAATTATTTAAGATGATATCAGAATTTTATGTAAATGATTATCTTGTTACCCCATATGCTCCTTGAAAATTTATATGTTTTTTACGAACTTTAATAATTTTATGAACTACACTAAGTTATACATCTATCTTTGGGAAACTAGTCATAGCGGAATCCTCCATTTGAGTTAGTATTTCCTTTATATTGAGTTAATACTTCCTTATATAGCAGTAATTAATTTCAACTTTCCAAGGAGGATTCCTGTTTTTATTTTGTAAGATGTCTTAAAAATCTATTATACACTACTGTTAAATAAAGAGAGGAAAAAGATGTTAAAGTAAATTTAATTATTAAAATATTTTGTTTAGTTTGTATTTTTAAAATTTAACAGGGGGTGGCTAAAATGAAACTCACTAATTTTGAATATGTAGTTCCAGGTTCCGTTCAGGAAGCATGCCAGTTCCTCAGTGAACATGGTACAGAGGCTAAAATTTTATGTGGTGGTACTGATGTGATTGTGCGAATGCGGGATGGTTATTGGAAGCCAAAATATGTGGTTGATATTAAGAGAATTTCTGGATTAAATAAAATTTCGTATGATGAAACAATAGGTTTGACTATAGGAGCGACTGTAACTTTAAATCAGGTAGCTGGCTCTGAAATTGTTCAAAAGTATTATCCGGTTCTAGCTGAAGGTGCTCATGTCATAGGTTCCCTGCAGGTTAGAAATCGGGGTACTCTGGTTGGTAATATCTGTAATGCTTCTCCGTTGGCAGATACTGCTCCAGCTCTGCTGGTTTATGAAGCAGAAGTGACCATTGCTGGTCCGGAGGGAGAAAGAGTTGTGCCTATTAGTGAATTCTTTACCGGGCCAGGTAAAACGGTTCTTAAGATCGGAGAAATGGTAACAAAGGTAACCGTTCCACCTATAACCGATGCAGTAGGACGGTATTTTAAACATGCCCGGCGCAAGGCTGTTGATTTATCCAGTGTCGGTGTTGCTGTTCTGGTGCTTGGTAAAGATGGGGACAAAGTAAAAGAAGTACGAATTGCACTGGGTGCTGTGGCTCCTACTCCGGTTCGTGCTAAAAATGCTGAAGCACTATTAAAAGATGTAACTATTACACCCGAATTATTAGAAAAGGTAAAAGAAGCTGTTGTAAGTGATATTTCGCCTATCTCTGATATTCGTGCTTCTAAAGAGTATCGTACTGAAATCTCTCAGATTCTCGTCAAACGTGGGATTGAAGAGATTCTGGGTTGGGAATAAGTCTATAGAGAAGGAGGATTGTTTTCATGAAAAAATATAAAATCTCCTTTGTAATTAATGGAAGAAATAAGGAATTGGAAGTTCCAGCTAATATGACTTTACTGGAAATGCTTAGAGAAGAGTTGGATTTGACAGGAGCCAAATGTGGTTGTGGTGGTGGTGAGTGCGGTGCGTGTACTGTAATTATGAATGGTGAACCGGTTAATTCCTGTCTGGTTCTGGCTCCTGAGGTTGATGGTGCTGAAATTTTAACTGTGGAAGGTCTGGTTAAAGGTACCGAATTGGATAAAATACAGGAATCCTTTATTGAACATGCAGCCTTGCAGTGTGGTTACTGTACTCCCGGTATGATTATGTCTGCCAAAGCACTTTTGACTAAAAATCCCAATCCAACTGAAAAAGAGATTCGTGAGGCCATCAGTGGTAACCTGTGTCGGTGTACTGGTTATGAAAAGATAGTTGAGGCCATTAAGGCTGTAGCACAAAAATAAGAGAATTTTGAAAGGAGGCTGACTATGAAAGTTGTTGGTAAACGAGTAAAGCGAATTGACGCAGTTAGTAAAGTTACAGGCGAAGCCAAATATGTTGATGATATGAAATTTGAGGGGATGTTGTATGCCAAAATTAAGAGAAGTCCGTATCCCCATGCAAAAATTTTAAATATTGATACAAGTAAAGCAGAAGCTTTACCGGGTGTAGAAGCGGTTATTACAGGTAAGGATTTTCCAAATACAACCGGTCTTTATATGGCAGATCGAACTGTTTTTGCCATTGATAAAGTTCGCTATATTGGTGATGCTGTAGCTGCTGTTGCTGCAGAAAGTGAAGAGATTGCAGAAAAAGCTCTTGAACTAATTGAAGTTGAATATGAAGAATTACCAGCACTTTTTGACCCAATTGAAGCAATGAAAGAAGATGCTCCGCTTATTCATGAGAATTTACATGAATATGATCATGCGGTATTTATTCATCCCGTACCCCATACCAACATCAGTGAGCATTTCAAGCTGCGGAAAGGCGATGTAGAGAAAGGATTTAAAGAAGCTGATTATATCATTGAAGATGAATTCTCCGTACCAATGGTACACCATGTTCCCCTTGAAACCCATACTGCTATAGCAAAAATGAGTCTGGATGGTCAATTAGAAGTTATTTCCAGTTGTCAATCTCCTTTTGCTGTTAGACAACTATTAGGCCATGTTTTCGATATTCCGTTAAATAAGATTACTGTTAAAGCTGAATATATTGGTGGCGGTTTTGGTGGTAAAGCCGGTCTACAGATCGAGCCAATGGTTGTTGCTCTGGCTATGACTGTACCGGGCCGATATATTCGTCTTACTTATACCCGTGAAGAAGAATTCCAGGCTGCTGTAAACCGCCAGGGCTTGCGTGCTAAATATAAGAGTGGTGTAAGAAAAGATGGTAAAATTGTGGCTCAGGAAATCACTTATATCTGGGATGCCGGAGCTTATAATGACTATGGGGTAAACATTGTTAAAACTGCTGGATATTCCTGCTCTGGTCCATATGAAATTGAAAATGTCAAAGCTGATTCCTATTGTGTATATACCAACCATCCTGTAGGTTGTGCTTATCGCGGTTTTGGTATGTGTGAGATCCACTGGGGTATTGAACAGCATATGGATAACATTGCTGAAAAGCTTGGTCTTTCTCCTGTTGAAATCCGGAAGATAAATGGTCTCAAAGATGGTTCTCTTACTGTTACCAATGAGAGATTGCAAGATGTTGGCTATATAAAATGTGTTGAGCGGGTCGCAGAACTTCTGGAATTGGATAAAAAGGATGCTCCAAGCAAGCCATATAAAGTAAGAGGTAAAGGTATTGCAGGTGCTTATAAAGGCCCATCTACCCCACCGGCTGCTGCTTCTTCAGCAATTATATATTTACTGGAAGATGGAACTGTTAATCTGCAGGTCAGCGCTACCGATATTGGTCAGGGTTCCCATACAGCTCTAGCTCAGATTGCTGCTGAAGAGCTGGGTATTGATGTAGATAAAATTCATGTTAGCGTTCCGAATACAGATTATACCCCATACGAATGGCAGACTGTAGGTAGCCGGACCACTTATTCTACAGGAAATGCTGTTATCAGAGCTGCTAGAGATTTAAAGCGTCAACTGTTGGAGTATGCGGCAGAAGACTTTAATGTAAATATTGAGGATCTTTATATTGAAGATGGATTTATCTATTCTAAGAAAGATAAGAATTTGAAAAAAGATATAAAAGATTATGCATTGGGTCTGGTTTACTCTGATGGTAGTGGTAGAGGCGGGCCTGTAATTGGTAAAGGTATCTTTATTCCTGAAGGTGTAACCAATCTTGATCCGGAAACTGGTCAGGGTCGTCCTGTTAACCACTGGACCTTTGGTGTTCACGGGGCAGAGGTAGAAGTTGACTTAGAAACCGGTGAAGTTGATGTAATTAAAATGGTTTCAGTTTTCGATGTGGGTCGTGTAATTAACCCTGACACCTGTGAAGGTCAGTTAGAAGGTGGTCTTATCCAGGGTATGGGTACTGCCCTGATGGAAGAGATGATCTTAAAAGATGGTAAACTATTGAATCCATCTTTTGTGGATTATAAAATTCCTACTGCCATGGATTGTCCTGAAATTATTACTGAGTTTGTTGAAACTCCTTTAAAGGATGGTCCTTATGGAGCTAGAGGAATTGGTGAACCTGCCATGATTCCTGCTGCTCCGGCCATTGCTAATGCCGTATATGATGCAATTGGTGTAAGAATTACTAGCTTGCCTATTACAGCGGAGAAAGTTTTGAAAGCCATCAAAGAAAAGAGAGCTAATGAAGAAAAAGAGAAGAATAA from the Anoxybacter fermentans genome contains:
- a CDS encoding FAD binding domain-containing protein yields the protein MKLTNFEYVVPGSVQEACQFLSEHGTEAKILCGGTDVIVRMRDGYWKPKYVVDIKRISGLNKISYDETIGLTIGATVTLNQVAGSEIVQKYYPVLAEGAHVIGSLQVRNRGTLVGNICNASPLADTAPALLVYEAEVTIAGPEGERVVPISEFFTGPGKTVLKIGEMVTKVTVPPITDAVGRYFKHARRKAVDLSSVGVAVLVLGKDGDKVKEVRIALGAVAPTPVRAKNAEALLKDVTITPELLEKVKEAVVSDISPISDIRASKEYRTEISQILVKRGIEEILGWE
- a CDS encoding (2Fe-2S)-binding protein, with protein sequence MKKYKISFVINGRNKELEVPANMTLLEMLREELDLTGAKCGCGGGECGACTVIMNGEPVNSCLVLAPEVDGAEILTVEGLVKGTELDKIQESFIEHAALQCGYCTPGMIMSAKALLTKNPNPTEKEIREAISGNLCRCTGYEKIVEAIKAVAQK
- a CDS encoding xanthine dehydrogenase family protein molybdopterin-binding subunit, which translates into the protein MKVVGKRVKRIDAVSKVTGEAKYVDDMKFEGMLYAKIKRSPYPHAKILNIDTSKAEALPGVEAVITGKDFPNTTGLYMADRTVFAIDKVRYIGDAVAAVAAESEEIAEKALELIEVEYEELPALFDPIEAMKEDAPLIHENLHEYDHAVFIHPVPHTNISEHFKLRKGDVEKGFKEADYIIEDEFSVPMVHHVPLETHTAIAKMSLDGQLEVISSCQSPFAVRQLLGHVFDIPLNKITVKAEYIGGGFGGKAGLQIEPMVVALAMTVPGRYIRLTYTREEEFQAAVNRQGLRAKYKSGVRKDGKIVAQEITYIWDAGAYNDYGVNIVKTAGYSCSGPYEIENVKADSYCVYTNHPVGCAYRGFGMCEIHWGIEQHMDNIAEKLGLSPVEIRKINGLKDGSLTVTNERLQDVGYIKCVERVAELLELDKKDAPSKPYKVRGKGIAGAYKGPSTPPAAASSAIIYLLEDGTVNLQVSATDIGQGSHTALAQIAAEELGIDVDKIHVSVPNTDYTPYEWQTVGSRTTYSTGNAVIRAARDLKRQLLEYAAEDFNVNIEDLYIEDGFIYSKKDKNLKKDIKDYALGLVYSDGSGRGGPVIGKGIFIPEGVTNLDPETGQGRPVNHWTFGVHGAEVEVDLETGEVDVIKMVSVFDVGRVINPDTCEGQLEGGLIQGMGTALMEEMILKDGKLLNPSFVDYKIPTAMDCPEIITEFVETPLKDGPYGARGIGEPAMIPAAPAIANAVYDAIGVRITSLPITAEKVLKAIKEKRANEEKEKNNK